Within the Methanomassiliicoccales archaeon genome, the region CAAGACTGAGGACCTATACTTGGGCCAAGCTCCACTAAATCAAGAAGGGAATTCCATCGAGGACTCGCCAGAAGATCACTGTGGTGTGGTCGGGATGGTCCTGTCCTGCGATGCTTTGCCTTCGTTGAAGAAGGCATTGCGCATCATTCAGCATAGAGGCCAAGAGGCCGCCGGAGTGGCAGTTTTTGACGGCGGTCGTATCCAATACCTTAGAGGCATGGGCCTGGTCCATGAGGTGCTGAGCGGCCGTGCCTACAACGCCCTGAGCGGCAACATCGGCATAGGTCATGTACGTTACTCGACCACCGGCTCATCCGTGGCCGAGAACAGCCAACCCATAACCGTGACCACTCTCGCTGGCGACCTGGCCCTGGCCCATAACGGCGATATCGTCAACGCCGGCAAGCTGCGCGCCAAGCTGCAGTCGGAAGGCTGGGCGTTCCTGACCACCTCGGACACCGAGATCATCATCCGCATGATGGCCACCGAACTGTCGCAGAGCCCGGACCCGATCCGGGCCATCAAGAACGTGATGAAGGTCATCGACGGCTCCTACTCATTGACGGTGATGCTCGGAACGCGCGTGTTCGGCGTCCGCGACCCGATGGGCTTCCGCCCCTTGTGCATCGGCAAGCTGCCCAACGGATATACGGTCGCCTCAGAGTCATCTGTATTCGACGTTCTCCAGGGTGAGCTCGTGAGGGACGTGGCCCCGGGCGAGATCGTGGAGATAACCCCTACCGGTTTCATGTCCACCAAGACCGTCAGCCCGCCGCACAAGGCCCATTGCATGTTCGAATGGGTCTACTTCGCCCGCCCGGACTCGGTCATCGACGGGAAGGAGGTGTACCAGGTCAGGAAGAGGCTCGGCCGCATCCTGGCAGAAGAGCAGCCGGTGGATGCCGACGTGGTCATCGCCGTCCCGGACTCGGGGCGTGCCCATGCCCTCGGTTTCGCCGAGGTCTCCAAGATACCCTACGAAGAGGGTTTCATGAAGAACCGTTACATCGAGAGGACGTTCATATTGCCGGAGCAGTCACAGCGTGACGAGGGAGTCCTCCTCAAGCTCAACCCGATCCGTTCCACCGTCAAGGACAAGCGCGTGGTGATCGTGGACGACAGCATCGTCCGGGGTACTACCATGAGGCGCATCGTCATGATGACCCGGCGTGCAGGGGCCAAGGAGGTCCATGTGCGCATAGGCTGCCCTCCGATCAAGGCACCCTGCTTCTACGGGATCGACATGAAGACCCGGGAGCAGTTCGCCGCCACCAACCGCAGCTTCGAGGAGATTGCCAAACTGATCACCGCCGACAGCGTCGGTTACACCAGCATCAAGGGGCTGGTCAAGGCGCTGGAATTGGATGAGTGCGACCTGTGCATGGCCTGTTTGAACGGTGAGTATCCGACCCACATCCAGGGCGAGAAGATGCGGTTCCAGCAGCGTCTGGACTGATCTCTGCCTCATTTCTTTTTGATGTTCCTGCCGTGGGGGCAGATGAAGACGCACATCCCGCACATCGGTTTCGGCGCCTGCTTTTCCATATCCTTGAAGTATCGGTCGCATTTGCCCGCATCGAACCTGGCCTCGCGCGGTTCGTCCTGGTCGAACATCCGTCCGGTGAAAGCATTGGTCGGGCAGGCCTTGACGCATTCCTCGCAATTGCCGCAGCGAGGGTCCATGGGCGTTCCGGTCTTGGGGAAGGGATAATCGGTCAATACAGTGGTCCACCTCACCCTGGGTCCGTACTGGGGAGTGATGAGAAGGCAGCTCTTGCCGATCCATCCCAGGCCGGCCAGGTGGGCTGCCATCTTGTGGGAGAACATGGCGCAGATGCGCTCATCGTCGATTCGTTCCGATGCCGGCACCGGCATGCTCCGGTACCCTTCCTTCTGCAGGCGGCCCGCGAGCGATAACGATATCTGGTCCAAACGGCCATTGACGGCATCGTAGGTGTGGCTGCGATATGCTACCCTGACTGCCCTCTGAGAACGGTCCGGGACCAGGTCCACGATGGTGTCCAGCAGTCTGATGCCCACCGATATGGCGAACGGGTAACCGGAGACGATATTCCCTCCCCGTCCGACCACTTCCGCCTGAAAAGGGCGGAGATCGGCAACGCCATAGAGTTCGGCTCCGAGCGATAACGCCAAAGCGCGCAGTTCGTCCTCGAGCGGCATGCATGGTATTCTGAGTCTCTGTTCATCAATGTTGTCCCGAGGGGGATGAAGGAGTCGTTACTGAATCGTCTGGGTCCATGGGAAACCTTTAATTAGGAAAATCTCTTTGCCATTCCCTATTGGGCTGGTAGATCAGCTGGAAGATCGCTACCTTGGCATGGTAGAGGCCGCGAGTTCAAATCTCGCCCAGTCCACTTCTCTATTCTCTGCTGTCGGCGTACTCGTTGAAAGTATTCAGGCGTCAACGAAGATATCGTCGCCTTCTACCGTAACTGGGTAGATCTTCTCTTCGAATGTTTTCGCAAACGGTATCCAAGGGCCCTTAAGAACCTTCCCGGTCCGGATGTCATACTCGGAGCCATGCCTTGGGCATTTGACAACATAGCTCATCAGCTTCCCTTTCCAGAGCTCTCCCCCGGCATGGTTACATTTCCCGTCCATGGCATAGTAACTCCCATCGACATTCGCGACGACCAACCACTTTCCTGCCACCTCCACGCCGATCATCTTTCCCGGAAGCAGGTCCGACTTCTTCGCCACCTTCGTCTTTGCCACTTAATCACCTTCAATTGTAACTGTTACGCCGAGTATATTAATGCGCTTAAGACATATAGAAATCGGACCGTCAGGGGCTGGTCCCTATACGAATGGGACTCCCCAGCTCCCTTTGAAGAAGTTTTCCCCTATCGGCTTCCGTTCCGGCCTCTTTATCTCCGCCTCGATCTGCTTATCCGACAGTGTCGAGGCGTCCGTTCCCGGATATCCTATGTTTACCAGGGTGATCAGGACATACTCGTCCGGAATGTTAAGATTCTTCTTCACCATGATCGGATCATAGCCAGCGATCGGATGAGCGATGATCCCCAGTTCCGTCGCCTGCAGCATCAGCTCCCCCACGGCCAGGCCGCAGCCGAAAAGGTAGTAGTCCCTCCCGTCGTTAAGATGGCAATCGTCCTCGACCCTGCCGCAGATGGCGAAGATCAAGGGAGCGTTCTTTACGTAGGCATTCCCCCTGGGCAGGGCCGCCTTGATCCTTTCCAAGGACTCCTTGTCCCTGGCCACCACCACTCTCCATGGCTGGTTGTTGTTGCATGAAGGGGCCAGCCGCATCGCCTCGACCAGAAGCATGATCTTCTCTTCCTCGATCGGTCTGGTATCGAACTTCCGCGTGGCTCTGCGTTTCTGGATAGCCTCCCTGACGTCCATCTTAACACTCCTCATCATCGATTGATGGGCGCACTCGATAAGCGTTGCGGTCGTCACTGGGGAATTTGGCTCTAAGCAACTATTAATATTCTAAACATATAATCAATTCCCATGGCGTTGTCCGATTTCGTCACCCTCAACAATGTGGCACT harbors:
- the purF gene encoding amidophosphoribosyltransferase gives rise to the protein MVGMVLSCDALPSLKKALRIIQHRGQEAAGVAVFDGGRIQYLRGMGLVHEVLSGRAYNALSGNIGIGHVRYSTTGSSVAENSQPITVTTLAGDLALAHNGDIVNAGKLRAKLQSEGWAFLTTSDTEIIIRMMATELSQSPDPIRAIKNVMKVIDGSYSLTVMLGTRVFGVRDPMGFRPLCIGKLPNGYTVASESSVFDVLQGELVRDVAPGEIVEITPTGFMSTKTVSPPHKAHCMFEWVYFARPDSVIDGKEVYQVRKRLGRILAEEQPVDADVVIAVPDSGRAHALGFAEVSKIPYEEGFMKNRYIERTFILPEQSQRDEGVLLKLNPIRSTVKDKRVVIVDDSIVRGTTMRRIVMMTRRAGAKEVHVRIGCPPIKAPCFYGIDMKTREQFAATNRSFEEIAKLITADSVGYTSIKGLVKALELDECDLCMACLNGEYPTHIQGEKMRFQQRLD
- a CDS encoding 4Fe-4S double cluster binding domain-containing protein, translated to MPLEDELRALALSLGAELYGVADLRPFQAEVVGRGGNIVSGYPFAISVGIRLLDTIVDLVPDRSQRAVRVAYRSHTYDAVNGRLDQISLSLAGRLQKEGYRSMPVPASERIDDERICAMFSHKMAAHLAGLGWIGKSCLLITPQYGPRVRWTTVLTDYPFPKTGTPMDPRCGNCEECVKACPTNAFTGRMFDQDEPREARFDAGKCDRYFKDMEKQAPKPMCGMCVFICPHGRNIKKK
- a CDS encoding Rieske 2Fe-2S domain-containing protein, which translates into the protein MAKTKVAKKSDLLPGKMIGVEVAGKWLVVANVDGSYYAMDGKCNHAGGELWKGKLMSYVVKCPRHGSEYDIRTGKVLKGPWIPFAKTFEEKIYPVTVEGDDIFVDA
- a CDS encoding nitroreductase family protein, whose amino-acid sequence is MDVREAIQKRRATRKFDTRPIEEEKIMLLVEAMRLAPSCNNNQPWRVVVARDKESLERIKAALPRGNAYVKNAPLIFAICGRVEDDCHLNDGRDYYLFGCGLAVGELMLQATELGIIAHPIAGYDPIMVKKNLNIPDEYVLITLVNIGYPGTDASTLSDKQIEAEIKRPERKPIGENFFKGSWGVPFV